The proteins below are encoded in one region of Halorarum halophilum:
- a CDS encoding arylsulfotransferase family protein: MERRSGYRLVFVVVVVLSGAVLSAGALSGDGGDATASAGGSITGDGETVAPPRDGITVVATDSNTWLGRESDGPRANAELVAVGPDGERIYYNDSHTRYWDVDPVEGTDATVEYVYADHLEPEDCGGEEVCTRNGIERVNLTTGEVTEVFSRVTPGKHSTRWHDADRIDGSTIAVADIERDRVFVVNTTTNNLEWSWNAQNKFPVADSGGPYPEDWTHLNDVEVLEDGRIMVSLRNHDQVVFLDREEGLLGNRTLGSDDDHDVVYEQHNPDYIPAERGGPSVLVADSENNRVVEYRNENEAGDGAWERTWTWSDGELQWPRDADRLPNGHTLITDSNGNRVIEVDGNGEVVWTLPVAFPYESERLGTGDESAGGPAREADGNGTASGASGGAGESGGESESGAEAGESSGGADNTDDAGFLAGLLSGPTVNAVMYVTPVWMGLGELLALVVLVVAGLGWLVAELRWSPLGATVRSPVDLEWRR, encoded by the coding sequence ATGGAGCGCCGAAGCGGGTACCGCCTCGTGTTCGTCGTCGTCGTCGTTCTCTCGGGCGCCGTCCTCTCGGCCGGCGCGCTGTCCGGCGACGGCGGTGACGCGACCGCGTCCGCCGGGGGGAGCATCACCGGCGACGGGGAGACGGTCGCACCCCCGCGCGACGGCATCACGGTCGTCGCGACGGACTCGAACACGTGGCTGGGGAGGGAGAGCGACGGCCCGCGAGCGAACGCCGAACTCGTCGCCGTGGGGCCGGACGGCGAGCGGATCTACTACAACGATAGCCACACGCGCTACTGGGACGTCGACCCGGTCGAGGGGACGGACGCCACCGTCGAGTACGTCTACGCCGACCACCTCGAACCCGAGGACTGCGGCGGCGAGGAGGTCTGTACGCGCAACGGCATCGAGCGCGTCAACCTCACGACTGGGGAGGTGACGGAGGTGTTCAGCCGGGTCACGCCGGGCAAGCACTCGACCCGGTGGCACGACGCCGACCGGATCGACGGGTCCACGATCGCCGTGGCCGACATCGAACGCGATCGCGTGTTCGTCGTGAACACGACGACGAACAATCTGGAGTGGTCTTGGAACGCGCAGAACAAGTTCCCCGTCGCCGACAGCGGCGGGCCGTACCCCGAGGACTGGACGCACCTCAACGACGTCGAGGTGCTCGAGGACGGTCGGATCATGGTGAGCCTCCGGAACCACGACCAGGTCGTCTTCCTCGACCGCGAGGAGGGGCTGCTCGGGAACCGGACGCTCGGGTCCGACGACGACCACGACGTCGTCTACGAACAGCACAACCCGGACTACATCCCGGCCGAGCGCGGGGGCCCGTCGGTGCTGGTCGCCGACTCGGAGAACAACCGCGTCGTGGAGTACCGCAACGAGAACGAGGCGGGGGACGGCGCGTGGGAGCGGACGTGGACGTGGAGCGACGGGGAGCTCCAGTGGCCCCGCGACGCCGACCGCCTCCCGAACGGGCACACCCTGATCACCGACTCGAACGGCAACCGGGTGATCGAGGTCGACGGGAACGGCGAGGTCGTCTGGACGCTCCCGGTCGCCTTCCCGTACGAGTCCGAGCGGCTGGGGACCGGTGACGAGAGCGCGGGCGGGCCCGCCCGCGAGGCGGACGGGAACGGGACCGCGTCCGGGGCGTCCGGAGGCGCCGGCGAGTCCGGCGGGGAGAGTGAGTCCGGCGCCGAGGCGGGCGAGTCGTCCGGCGGCGCCGACAACACCGACGACGCCGGCTTCCTCGCGGGGCTCCTCTCCGGCCCGACGGTCAACGCCGTAATGTACGTCACCCCGGTCTGGATGGGCCTGGGTGAGCTCCTCGCGCTCGTGGTACTGGTCGTGGCGGGTCTCGGCTGGCTCGTCGCGGAACTCCGCTGGTCGCCGCTCGGCGCGACCGTTCGGTCCCCCGTGGACCTGGAGTGGCGACGATGA
- a CDS encoding ArnT family glycosyltransferase, with product MRSIEDTGSRGLQNLSDRPSLSLEELPWLGVALSVGTLVGAVYLITHPYPAYGAGLFLEIAERIATNGYRLPSHVSHYTADGVPLAYPPLMFYVSALLMNGAGVDPVALTRYLPVVCTTLYLVPYYFISRELLSSKLEATVATTLLAVTPPALQWHLSAGGLVRAPAFLFSLTGIYVGIRLFRSGSARLTVPGAVLFGLTVLTHPVYTVFFGLSYLLLYAAFDRTLRGLVLGAVVAGGGVALAAPWWTQVIAMHGTDVFASAAGTHSGLLGGAQRFAAAFVYTLVSSPPIPVFFVSAYAGMFYFLGTRRLLLPTWLVTSAMVIGKERFQFVAGSMMAAVLLCAVVRGVVHRRLPAESWRWGSRVVLAAVVVSGVAIGALYGAGALSMAHAGSPGQPQFIDQSDRTAMTWVDQHTNANAEFVVLGDAAEWFPAFTDRTILVGPWGVEWTSPARYAAQLSLYQQLSTCESEQCVTTALASASLEPEYIYVPKGHYTVRGNAHDGTDRLRQSLAFSDRYRLVYENEGVAVFRVEDDPESADSRLDDGSATGGDGGSSGGERSATAV from the coding sequence GTGCGTAGCATCGAGGACACCGGGTCGAGGGGGCTACAGAACCTCAGCGACCGGCCGTCGCTTTCCCTCGAGGAACTGCCGTGGCTGGGGGTCGCGCTCTCCGTCGGGACGCTCGTCGGGGCCGTCTACCTCATCACCCACCCGTACCCCGCCTACGGCGCCGGGCTGTTCCTGGAGATAGCCGAGCGCATCGCGACGAACGGCTACCGCCTCCCGTCCCACGTGTCCCACTACACGGCGGACGGCGTCCCCCTCGCGTACCCGCCGCTGATGTTCTACGTCAGCGCGCTGCTGATGAACGGTGCGGGGGTCGACCCGGTCGCGCTCACGCGCTACCTCCCGGTCGTCTGCACCACGCTCTACCTGGTGCCGTACTACTTCATCTCGCGGGAGCTCCTGAGCTCGAAACTCGAGGCGACGGTCGCCACGACGCTGCTGGCGGTTACGCCGCCGGCCCTCCAGTGGCACCTCTCGGCCGGCGGGCTGGTCCGGGCGCCGGCGTTCCTGTTCTCGCTCACCGGCATCTACGTCGGTATCCGCCTGTTCAGGTCGGGGTCGGCGAGGCTGACCGTGCCGGGGGCGGTCCTGTTCGGCCTCACGGTGCTCACGCACCCGGTGTACACGGTGTTCTTTGGGCTGAGCTACCTGCTCCTCTACGCCGCGTTCGACCGGACGCTCAGGGGGCTCGTCCTCGGCGCCGTCGTCGCGGGCGGGGGGGTCGCGCTCGCCGCGCCGTGGTGGACGCAGGTGATCGCCATGCACGGGACGGACGTGTTCGCGTCGGCTGCGGGGACCCACTCTGGGCTGCTCGGCGGCGCACAGCGGTTCGCCGCCGCGTTCGTGTATACGCTGGTCTCGAGCCCGCCGATCCCGGTGTTCTTCGTCAGCGCGTACGCCGGGATGTTCTACTTCCTCGGGACGCGCCGGCTCCTGCTCCCGACGTGGCTGGTCACGTCGGCGATGGTGATCGGGAAGGAGCGCTTCCAGTTCGTCGCCGGGTCGATGATGGCCGCGGTGCTGCTGTGTGCCGTGGTTCGCGGGGTGGTACACCGGCGACTCCCGGCCGAGAGCTGGCGCTGGGGCTCGCGCGTCGTGCTCGCTGCCGTCGTCGTCAGCGGGGTCGCCATCGGCGCGCTGTACGGCGCGGGCGCGCTGTCGATGGCCCACGCCGGGAGTCCGGGCCAGCCCCAGTTCATCGACCAGTCCGACCGGACCGCGATGACGTGGGTCGACCAGCACACGAACGCGAACGCCGAGTTCGTCGTCCTCGGCGACGCGGCCGAGTGGTTCCCCGCGTTCACCGACCGGACGATCCTCGTCGGCCCGTGGGGCGTCGAGTGGACGAGTCCCGCCCGCTACGCCGCACAGCTGTCGCTGTACCAGCAGCTCTCGACCTGTGAGAGCGAGCAGTGCGTGACGACGGCGCTGGCGTCGGCGAGCCTCGAACCCGAGTACATCTACGTGCCGAAGGGCCACTACACCGTCCGGGGGAACGCCCACGACGGGACCGATCGGCTCCGCCAGTCGCTGGCCTTCTCCGACCGGTACCGGCTGGTGTACGAGAACGAGGGCGTGGCCGTCTTCCGCGTCGAGGACGACCCCGAATCGGCCGACTCCCGACTCGACGACGGGAGCGCGACCGGGGGCGACGGGGGCAGCAGCGGCGGGGAACGCTCCGCCACCGCGGTCTGA
- a CDS encoding DUF7344 domain-containing protein: MSELASAEGEIADRRTRVVRLLETMETPVTVDRIVDELEADRRAGPGTPAYPRSWEDLHEALHDEDLPVLDSAGLLVFDAERGLVTRRGEGGARQFARRDPAPPRTTGDGGPPSVGADQNQWAAYYFGVAVLSMLLLGAEVAALGPFAGLPATVVSGAVVCLFALLASLDVAWN, translated from the coding sequence ATGAGCGAACTGGCCAGCGCCGAGGGGGAGATCGCGGACCGACGCACCCGGGTCGTCAGGCTCCTCGAGACGATGGAGACGCCGGTGACCGTCGACCGCATCGTCGACGAACTCGAGGCCGACCGCCGGGCCGGCCCCGGGACCCCCGCGTACCCCCGGTCGTGGGAGGACCTCCACGAGGCCCTCCACGACGAGGACCTCCCGGTGCTGGACAGCGCGGGCCTGCTCGTCTTCGACGCCGAGCGCGGCCTCGTCACGCGCCGGGGTGAGGGGGGCGCGCGGCAGTTCGCCCGCCGGGACCCCGCCCCGCCCCGCACGACGGGGGACGGCGGCCCCCCCAGCGTCGGGGCCGACCAGAATCAGTGGGCGGCGTACTACTTCGGGGTAGCGGTCCTCTCGATGCTGCTGCTCGGGGCGGAGGTCGCCGCGCTCGGACCGTTCGCCGGGCTCCCCGCGACCGTCGTCTCGGGCGCGGTGGTCTGCCTGTTCGCCCTGCTCGCGTCGCTCGACGTGGCGTGGAACTGA
- a CDS encoding glycosyltransferase family 2 protein — translation MPTVSVIIPTYNRAKPLQRTLDSVLAQTHEDLEAIVVDDASSDETASVMESYDDPRVTFIEHETNKGGSAARNTGIEHATGEYMAFLDSDDEWLPRKLERQVDLLERRSDEWVAAYCGVEMVSESEPGAIRKLATHLFSRRAVTEGKEGGEELVREVLSDDLHTSAGSTLIVRSDVVEAIDGFDESFARFQDSEFLIRVLQQGKLAYVNAPLVRRHESGNPSASDLEVADQHYLQTFSETVSDLEAQGYDVIGAHRYMLGKAFIGEGNLVRGARYLVRGRRPRPRQYPGLAATLFSGVQRRLG, via the coding sequence ATGCCCACCGTCAGCGTCATCATTCCGACGTACAACCGGGCGAAGCCGCTCCAGCGGACGCTCGATAGCGTGCTCGCACAGACACACGAGGACCTGGAGGCGATCGTCGTCGACGACGCGTCCAGCGACGAGACCGCCTCCGTCATGGAGTCCTACGACGACCCGCGGGTCACGTTCATCGAACACGAGACGAACAAGGGCGGGAGCGCGGCGCGGAACACCGGGATCGAGCACGCGACCGGGGAGTACATGGCGTTCCTCGACTCCGACGACGAGTGGCTCCCCCGCAAGCTCGAACGGCAGGTCGACCTGCTCGAACGCCGCTCCGACGAGTGGGTCGCCGCCTACTGCGGCGTCGAGATGGTCTCCGAGTCGGAGCCGGGGGCGATCCGAAAGCTCGCGACCCACCTGTTCTCCCGGCGCGCGGTGACCGAGGGGAAGGAGGGCGGCGAGGAACTCGTCCGCGAGGTGCTCTCGGACGACCTGCACACCAGCGCCGGGTCGACGCTCATCGTCCGCTCCGACGTGGTGGAGGCCATCGACGGCTTCGACGAGTCGTTCGCCCGCTTCCAGGACTCGGAGTTCCTCATCCGCGTCCTCCAGCAGGGCAAACTCGCCTACGTCAACGCGCCGCTCGTTCGGCGCCACGAGTCCGGGAACCCCTCGGCATCGGACCTCGAAGTGGCCGACCAGCACTACCTCCAGACGTTCTCCGAGACGGTGTCCGACCTCGAGGCGCAGGGCTACGACGTCATCGGCGCCCACCGGTACATGCTGGGGAAGGCCTTCATCGGCGAAGGGAACCTCGTCCGCGGGGCTCGATACCTCGTCCGTGGGCGGCGCCCCCGGCCGCGGCAGTACCCCGGACTCGCTGCCACCCTGTTCTCGGGCGTCCAGCGCAGGCTGGGCTGA
- a CDS encoding cupin domain-containing protein: MKRVAVEDVEPEHPGSGIDRHGLSDPLGTTDLAVNRYRLAPGEGFPGGLHAHPDQEEVFVVVEGEATFEAYVPRGDGNRPVRGREVTVAAGEAIRFAPGEFQSGRNDADGDLVAFAMGAPRDAGDVRLPLECPDCGRADVRLATDEGGPSFVCPDCDAERVPRACPACGHDEMRVALGEEARPVVACRGCDDEFEDPPVRGDGERDGTTPTEG, encoded by the coding sequence ATGAAGCGCGTTGCGGTCGAGGACGTGGAACCGGAGCACCCCGGGAGCGGTATCGATCGTCACGGCCTGTCGGACCCGCTGGGAACGACCGACCTCGCCGTCAACCGCTACCGGCTCGCCCCCGGCGAGGGGTTCCCCGGCGGGCTCCACGCCCACCCAGATCAGGAGGAGGTGTTCGTCGTGGTCGAGGGGGAAGCGACGTTCGAGGCGTACGTTCCGCGAGGCGACGGCAATCGACCGGTTCGGGGCCGCGAGGTCACCGTCGCAGCTGGCGAGGCGATCAGGTTCGCGCCGGGCGAGTTCCAGTCGGGCAGGAACGACGCCGACGGCGACCTCGTGGCGTTCGCGATGGGCGCACCCCGGGACGCCGGGGACGTGCGGCTCCCCCTGGAGTGCCCCGACTGTGGCCGCGCCGACGTACGCCTGGCGACGGACGAAGGGGGACCGTCCTTCGTCTGTCCGGACTGCGACGCCGAACGCGTTCCGCGAGCGTGTCCCGCCTGCGGCCACGACGAGATGCGCGTCGCGCTCGGCGAGGAGGCCCGGCCGGTCGTCGCCTGCCGGGGCTGCGACGACGAGTTCGAGGACCCCCCGGTCCGGGGCGACGGTGAGAGGGATGGGACGACGCCGACCGAGGGCTAA
- a CDS encoding AAA family ATPase, with the protein MDASVAHQHGEAVLDELSRAVIVERDVLRTILTGVMANGHVLLEDVPGTGKTLTARSFATVLGLSFNRIQFTPDLLPADVTGTFVFNERSREFDFSEGPLFANVVLADEINRASPKTQAALLEAMEEGQVTVDGETFPLPDPFFVIATQNPVERGEGTFPLPEAQKDRFLVKSSIGYPDEAGELELINRRAARETSAPTVSQQLGPEDVRGIRQAPEHVRVHDDVKQYVVDLVRATREDGRVDVGVSPRGCQRLFEVARAWAAVGGRAYVTPDDVADIAHPVLDHRLVLTADATVNDVDRSTVIDDLLDQVHVPTLKREAPR; encoded by the coding sequence ATGGACGCCTCTGTCGCCCACCAGCATGGGGAAGCGGTTCTCGACGAGCTCTCGCGCGCCGTCATCGTCGAGCGGGACGTGCTCCGCACGATCCTGACCGGCGTGATGGCGAACGGCCACGTCCTGCTCGAGGACGTTCCCGGCACCGGGAAGACGCTCACCGCCCGGAGCTTCGCGACGGTGCTCGGGCTGTCGTTCAACCGCATCCAGTTCACCCCGGACCTCCTGCCGGCCGACGTCACCGGGACGTTCGTGTTCAACGAGCGCTCCCGCGAGTTCGACTTCAGCGAGGGTCCCCTCTTCGCCAACGTCGTCCTCGCCGACGAGATCAACCGCGCCTCGCCGAAGACCCAGGCCGCCCTGCTCGAGGCGATGGAGGAGGGGCAGGTCACCGTCGACGGCGAGACGTTCCCGCTGCCGGACCCGTTCTTCGTCATCGCCACCCAGAACCCGGTCGAACGCGGGGAGGGGACCTTCCCGCTCCCGGAGGCCCAGAAGGACCGCTTCCTCGTCAAGAGCAGCATCGGCTACCCCGACGAGGCGGGCGAACTCGAACTCATCAACCGGCGCGCAGCGCGCGAGACATCCGCGCCCACCGTGTCCCAGCAACTGGGCCCGGAGGACGTCCGGGGGATCCGCCAGGCGCCCGAACACGTGCGCGTCCACGACGACGTCAAGCAGTACGTCGTGGACCTCGTCCGCGCGACGCGCGAGGACGGCCGGGTCGACGTGGGCGTCTCCCCGCGCGGGTGCCAGCGCCTCTTCGAGGTCGCCCGGGCCTGGGCCGCGGTCGGCGGCCGGGCGTACGTGACGCCGGACGACGTGGCCGACATCGCCCACCCCGTGCTCGACCACCGGCTGGTGCTGACCGCGGACGCGACGGTGAACGACGTCGACCGCTCGACGGTGATCGACGACCTCCTCGACCAGGTCCACGTGCCGACGCTCAAGCGCGAAGCCCCCCGGTGA
- a CDS encoding DUF7519 family protein, with protein MTVADPVKRPTALSATASVLIAAVAVWLLAPNETAELALLGQLVTLGVLVGGLVLFHRDRRLLGVAVSVVGVGAWVVALAFAATTTADLGQMLVTLPGMAGLLALALGLAPLRGSGSRGLLKLGTAGVTLSVLAAGLFMSVSLRTLLICGAATIVAWDLGEHAVNVGEQLGRHVETRRLEAAHGAGSVLVGGVAVGAGTVISGVGSSGLPLPALALLLASVLLLAGALHG; from the coding sequence GTGACCGTCGCCGACCCGGTCAAGCGACCGACCGCGCTGAGCGCGACGGCGTCGGTGCTGATCGCGGCCGTCGCCGTGTGGCTGCTCGCGCCGAACGAGACGGCGGAGCTGGCGCTGCTCGGCCAACTCGTCACGCTCGGTGTCCTCGTCGGCGGGCTCGTCCTGTTCCACCGTGACCGCCGCCTGCTCGGCGTCGCGGTCTCGGTCGTCGGAGTCGGGGCGTGGGTCGTCGCGCTCGCGTTCGCCGCGACGACGACTGCCGACCTCGGCCAGATGCTCGTCACCCTGCCGGGGATGGCGGGCCTCCTCGCGCTCGCGCTCGGGCTGGCGCCGCTCCGCGGCTCCGGCTCGCGGGGGCTCCTCAAGCTCGGCACGGCGGGCGTCACGCTGAGCGTCCTCGCCGCCGGGCTGTTCATGTCGGTGTCGCTCCGGACGCTCCTGATCTGCGGCGCGGCGACCATCGTCGCGTGGGACCTGGGCGAACACGCTGTCAACGTCGGCGAGCAGCTCGGCCGGCACGTCGAGACCCGACGGCTCGAGGCGGCCCACGGCGCCGGGAGCGTGCTCGTGGGCGGCGTCGCGGTCGGCGCGGGCACCGTCATCTCCGGCGTCGGGTCGTCCGGCCTCCCGCTGCCGGCGCTGGCGCTGCTCCTCGCGTCGGTCCTCCTGCTGGCCGGCGCGCTCCACGGGTAG
- a CDS encoding DUF58 domain-containing protein: MTKFTRTNRWRGVLAFTLAAGALGLIANRASLLVLAGVGVVYAAYPRVTPTPRVELDLERRVSDSAPRQGQPVEVTVTVRNVGDRPLADVRIVDGVPPALAVTDGTPRHGTALRAGEAATFSYEMEAAEGRHLFEPTTVVVRDVSGAREGETTVTDETEIECSAEATSPPLRSQTVDAFGQIPASHGGTGIEFYSTREYQRGDSMRRIDWNRYAKRGELTTVEFREERAASVVVLVDARASAYRGGTDEPHAVSYGVAAAEQLLVASLDERNQVGIAALGRTECWLAPAAGRDHRVRAQTMLATHPAFSSQPPAADEEPPVDAQTTRLRERLPSNAQIVFVSPLCDDDAVAVAREFEAEGHSVSVVSPEVTEGGTTGRRLAAVERENRIRRLRQSDIPVTEWEPSSPLAAALANAEVGRA; the protein is encoded by the coding sequence ATGACCAAGTTCACCCGGACGAACCGCTGGCGGGGCGTCCTCGCGTTCACGCTGGCCGCCGGGGCGCTCGGGCTGATCGCGAACCGTGCGAGCCTGCTCGTCCTCGCGGGGGTCGGCGTCGTCTACGCGGCGTACCCGCGAGTGACGCCGACGCCGCGTGTCGAGCTCGACCTGGAGCGGCGGGTGAGCGACAGCGCGCCGCGCCAGGGTCAGCCCGTCGAGGTGACGGTCACGGTCCGGAACGTCGGCGACCGGCCCCTGGCGGACGTCCGCATCGTCGACGGCGTCCCGCCGGCGCTGGCCGTCACCGACGGCACGCCGCGTCACGGGACGGCGCTCCGCGCGGGCGAGGCCGCGACGTTCTCCTACGAGATGGAGGCCGCGGAGGGGCGACACCTGTTCGAGCCGACGACCGTCGTGGTGCGGGACGTCAGCGGCGCGCGCGAGGGCGAGACGACGGTCACGGACGAGACGGAGATCGAGTGCAGCGCGGAGGCGACGTCGCCGCCGCTGCGCTCGCAGACGGTCGACGCGTTCGGACAGATCCCGGCGAGCCACGGCGGGACCGGCATCGAGTTCTACAGCACGCGGGAGTACCAGCGCGGGGACTCGATGCGCCGCATCGACTGGAACCGCTACGCGAAGCGGGGCGAACTCACCACGGTCGAGTTCCGCGAGGAGCGGGCGGCCTCGGTCGTGGTGCTCGTGGACGCCAGGGCGTCCGCCTACCGGGGCGGGACCGACGAGCCGCACGCCGTCTCCTACGGCGTCGCGGCGGCCGAACAGTTGCTCGTCGCCTCCCTCGACGAGCGCAACCAGGTCGGCATCGCCGCGCTCGGCCGGACGGAGTGCTGGCTGGCGCCGGCGGCCGGCCGGGACCACCGCGTCCGGGCCCAGACGATGCTCGCGACCCACCCCGCGTTCTCCTCACAGCCGCCCGCGGCCGACGAGGAGCCGCCGGTGGACGCGCAGACGACGCGGCTCCGGGAGCGCCTCCCCTCCAACGCCCAGATCGTCTTCGTCTCGCCGCTGTGTGACGACGACGCCGTGGCGGTGGCCCGGGAGTTCGAGGCGGAGGGCCACTCCGTCAGCGTCGTCTCGCCCGAGGTGACCGAGGGGGGGACCACCGGGCGACGGCTGGCGGCCGTCGAACGGGAGAACCGGATCCGACGGCTCCGCCAGTCCGACATCCCGGTCACCGAGTGGGAGCCGTCGTCGCCGCTCGCCGCGGCGCTCGCGAACGCCGAGGTGGGTCGAGCGTGA
- a CDS encoding DUF7269 family protein, which translates to MKRRRVVLGAAGVVLLGLALLGSGDGPLADLVDAAVTALGNDYLFLVAIAAGGLVVASAMVVSGRSGNLRQARMPDPERPVAVPTPGAGFDDRIGSVRFGLPVVGDSTRESVRERLRTSAVDVTMRSEGCSREEAERMVADGRWTDDPDAAAFLSGSNPASFPELLGAGLRGETPSQRRARRTAEEIVARAPGARGDG; encoded by the coding sequence ATGAAGCGACGACGCGTCGTGCTGGGGGCCGCCGGCGTGGTCCTGCTGGGGCTCGCCCTGCTCGGTTCGGGCGACGGGCCGCTCGCCGACCTCGTCGACGCCGCCGTGACCGCGCTCGGCAACGACTACCTGTTCCTGGTGGCCATCGCCGCCGGCGGGCTGGTCGTGGCGTCCGCGATGGTCGTCTCCGGCCGGTCGGGGAACCTCCGACAGGCGCGGATGCCGGACCCCGAGCGGCCGGTCGCCGTGCCCACGCCCGGGGCGGGGTTCGACGACCGGATCGGGAGCGTCCGGTTCGGGCTCCCCGTCGTCGGGGATTCGACGCGCGAGTCCGTCCGCGAGCGGCTCCGCACGTCCGCCGTCGACGTGACGATGCGCTCGGAGGGCTGTAGCAGGGAGGAGGCCGAGCGCATGGTCGCCGACGGACGCTGGACCGACGACCCCGACGCGGCGGCGTTCCTGTCGGGGTCGAACCCGGCGTCGTTCCCGGAGCTCCTCGGGGCGGGCCTCCGCGGCGAGACCCCGTCCCAGCGACGGGCGCGACGGACCGCGGAGGAGATCGTGGCTCGCGCGCCCGGCGCGAGGGGGGACGGATGA
- a CDS encoding DUF4129 domain-containing protein, with protein MTGEQVLTAALALCCLFALGTSAATLDASVDTTPDDVITFDQASLPLPSDEVGSLKEQIQSDPEDPQSEERSSSSSSDSSDRESGGSSDDNSAESGSSDQSGDQSASVQNGGEGATDDEPDLLDRLLALLLALLDLLVSLLPVFLVVGAVAAAARHPRRLEALLTAVLERFGLARNGDGGDAGTLLVPSPTNDVERAWYEMVQRLDLDDELAATPGEVAGAAVDAGVDREVVEGITRPFEEVRYGGAPVTEERRARAQEALERFRAQIRDGGNR; from the coding sequence GTGACCGGGGAACAGGTCCTGACAGCGGCGCTCGCACTCTGCTGCCTGTTCGCGCTGGGAACGTCGGCGGCGACGCTCGACGCCTCCGTCGACACGACGCCGGACGACGTCATCACCTTCGACCAGGCCTCGCTCCCGCTCCCCTCCGACGAGGTGGGCAGCCTGAAGGAGCAGATCCAGTCGGACCCCGAGGACCCGCAGTCCGAGGAACGGAGTTCGTCCTCCTCCAGCGACTCGTCCGACCGCGAGAGCGGCGGCTCGTCGGACGACAACTCGGCCGAGAGCGGCTCGTCGGACCAGTCAGGTGACCAGTCCGCATCCGTGCAGAACGGGGGCGAGGGCGCGACGGACGACGAGCCCGACCTCCTCGACCGCCTGCTCGCGCTCCTCCTGGCGCTGCTCGACCTGCTGGTGTCGCTCCTGCCGGTGTTCCTCGTGGTCGGCGCCGTGGCGGCGGCGGCCAGACATCCCCGCCGGCTCGAGGCGCTGCTCACGGCGGTGCTGGAGCGGTTCGGGCTGGCCCGAAACGGTGACGGCGGCGACGCGGGGACCCTGCTCGTCCCGTCGCCGACGAACGACGTCGAGCGCGCGTGGTACGAGATGGTGCAACGACTCGACCTGGACGACGAGCTGGCGGCGACGCCGGGAGAGGTCGCCGGCGCGGCGGTCGACGCCGGCGTCGACCGCGAGGTGGTCGAGGGGATCACCCGGCCGTTCGAGGAGGTCCGCTACGGCGGCGCGCCGGTGACCGAGGAACGGCGCGCCCGCGCCCAGGAGGCGCTCGAGCGGTTCCGCGCCCAGATCCGCGACGGGGGGAACCGATGA